In Stigmatopora argus isolate UIUO_Sarg chromosome 17, RoL_Sarg_1.0, whole genome shotgun sequence, the following are encoded in one genomic region:
- the LOC144092131 gene encoding suppressor of tumorigenicity 14 protein homolog codes for MRGESCQVYCVFGRGRDSSEAQKEEGHPRLLTAFKEEQVSLGCSSWRRWALRLLPVFCCAAALAVAARYLTPPPFSVFFLGCSVEFPNLSFSEELANYSSENFQMQAQALKPYFSELYKSSPWSSYYLRSGIAAFSEGTEGLNVFYWSQFSAPDRVAVAIRGSGPDGLQRRFSGDDKVLRDGRREQRYYMEQDDVTLHSLGLVPDDWEEKSDKLKNPNSLQSGKWQLGFQAVSFDMYAKPGVNRSLILASPKKPYYQWRLRVPSGHAVRLVVLSLHAGGAPGSCGAHKLSTYDFLLPLQNKIIARWCGLPVPRDSSAAMRLTSSGNVMLLTFSFGRQREGAVFRAYFHAVAKAGCGGAMSLWNGSISSPYHPAHYPPNIDCKWTLRAPLPGYSISVTVVTLDIQRSSDGCEKDWLDVGGVKLCNQVSDGERKRVYSSPLSIHFHSDQSVTQRGFSLLYRAVSTLGPSCRPGEVLCGDGQCKAQCGVCADSGEDGDCGQSTLQK; via the exons ATGAGGGGGGAAAGCTGCCAGGTGTACTGCGTCTTCGGCCGCGGACGCGACTCCTCCGAGGCGCAG AAAGAAGAAGGCCATCCGAGGCTCCTGACGGCATTCAAAGAGGAGCAGGTGTCTCTCGGATGTTCTTCCTGGAGGAGATGGGCTTTGAGGCTCCTTCCCGTGTTCTGCTGCGCCGCCGCCTTGGCTGTCGCCGCTCGCTACTTGACAC CCCCGCCCTTCTCCGTCTTCTTCCTGGGATGCAGCGTGGAGTTCCCAAACTTGAGCTTCTCAGAGGAACTGGCCAACTACTCCTCGGAGAACTTCCAAATGCAAGCTCAGGCCTTAAAACCTTAC TTCTCAGAACTCTACAAGTCTTCACCGTGGAGCTCCTACTACCTGCGCTCAGGGATCGCGGCCTTCAG TGAAGGTACGGAAGGCCTTAACGTCTTCTACTGGAGCCAGTTCTCCGCTCCCGACCGTGTCGCCGTGGCGATTCGAGGGTCTGGCCCGGATGGGCTGCAGCGCCGATTTTCGGGCGATGATAAGGTTCTGCGGGATGGGCGGAGAGAGCAGCGCTACTACATGGAGCAGGATGATGTCACGCTACACTCATTGG GTTTGGTTCCTGATGACTGGGAAGAAAAATCTGACAAGCTTAAGAATCCAAACAGCCTCCAGAGTGGGAAATGGCAGCTGGGCTTCCAAG CAGTGTCCTTTGACATGTACGCCAAACCCGGTGTGAACCGCAGCCTGATTCTAGCGAGTCCCAAGAAGCCGTACTACCAGTGGCGTCTACGCGTGCCGTCGGGTCACGCCGTCCGCCTGGTGGTCCTCTCGCTCCACGCCGGCGGCGCGCCGGGAAGCTGCGGCGCTCATAAGCTGTCGACCTACGACTTCCTGCTGCCCTTGCAAAATAAGATCATTGCCAG GTGGTGCGGGCTGCCCGTGCCGCGGGACTCGTCAGCCGCCATGAGGTTGACGTCCTCGGGGAACGTCATGTTGCTCACCTTCTCCTTCGGCCGGCAGAGGGAAGGGGCCGTCTTTCGAGCGTACTTTCACGCTGTGGCCAAAGCAG GTTGTGGAGGCGCCATGTCCTTGTGGAACGGCTCCATTTCTTCCCCTTACCACCCGGCCCACTACCCTCCTAATATCGACTGCAAGTGGACATTACGA gCACCCTTACCCGGCTACTCCATTTCGGTAACAGTAGTGACCCTGGACATTCAGCGGTCGTCGGACGGGTGCGAGAAGGACTGGCTGGACGTGGGTGGCGTCAA ATTGTGCAACCAGGTATCAGACGGCGAGAGGAAGCGCGTCTACTCCTCTCCGCTGTCCATCCACTTCCATTCGGATCAATCTGTGACCCAACGTGGTTTCTCTTTGCTCTACCGTGCCGTCTCCACTTTGGGCC CTTCATGCAGGCCCGGAGAGGTGTTGTGTGGCGACGGCCAGTGCAAAGCTCAGTGCGGCGTCTGCGCGGACAGCGGCGAAGACGGTGATTGTGGTCAGTCGACactccaaaaataa
- the tmprss7 gene encoding transmembrane protease serine 7 — translation MDSERKENGDADTSQQEAANVEDVSVELSTVDHTLQKLCRMYRKTRRKPKGLARFWAYLLSIQHLAVIITAVVFVLVVILWSLLWVFIFRRESNSGVYFAGMFRVANVEFIPEYRQAESHEFVSMASKINHVVNGVYKTSSIARLYKHAIISDLSTTNKGGVLVHFWMVFEVPRLRSAAVCEECVAAILRDSVHTTMKNCSSVGYLLSLPVDIDSILVNAVQRSDYSSNAAGSKCIDKLYASLPGSKVPLNVFSSWGGVRCHVKLTAVAGFLIRLTVASFQIEPSDCVHDALTVYDALLPLRGRALHRMCGPISSTISLVSTSNAMLLSFTMTSGPKSFRGYFEAIAEGRCSSHITFESHGTGQIYSPFHPSLMPPHCSCTWIFQTPDATLGVALQLHNYVLKPKDMKACVHGWWKVNEVIFCGIYVGHESVFRIPGRNAEVEFRCSSRSAAKPFQASYSQYNVTQPCPKSHFLCATGLCVEKSRRCDGLDDCQDESDEVFCSQPSKNCGGATPLHPLFVCNGETDCINGLDETNCTQETSCSAVSYQCDGGSCIRKKNARCDDITDCQDASDEKDCACGLSVAPEIPRIVGGSDSEEGEWPWQVSLHFSGHLICGASVLSSHWLISAAHCFSKDRLSDPRRWRAHLGALTQGGARHVAEIQRIVPHEYYDARTLDYDVALLRLKRAWHASTDPPVRPVCLPAPSHAVTARHRCWVTGWGYRSEEDKSLPSVLQKAQVSIMSQTECKKTYGPVSPRMLCAGVPSGERDACRGDSGGPLSCQAPDGGRWFLIGIVSWGAGCGRPGLPGVYVRVSKFTSWIYGYIR, via the exons ATGGATTCCGAGCGCAAGGAGAACGGAGATGCCGACACGTCTCAACAGGAGGCCGCCAAT GTTGAAGATGTCTCCGTGGAGCTGTCAACGGTGGACCACACGCTGCAGAAGCTGTGCAGGATGTACAGGAAGACAAGGAGGAAGCCCAAAGGCCTGGCCAGGTTTTGGGCGTACCTGCTCAGCATCCAGCACCTGGCTGTTATCATCACGGCTGTGGTCTTTGTGCTGGTGGTGATCCTGTGGTCGCTGCTTTGGGTTTTTATCT TTCGTCGCGAAAGCAACAGCGGTGTTTACTTTGCTGGGATGTTCCGCGTTGCCAACGTGGAATTCATCCCAGAGTACCGCCAGGCCGAGTCCCACGAGTTTGTCTCCATGGCGAGCAAGATAAACCATGTG GTGAACGGCGTGTACAAGACTTCCTCGATAGCTCGCCTATACAAGCACGCTATCATTTCAGACCTCAG TACCACGAATAAGGGAGGCGTACTGGTGCACTTCTGGATGGTTTTCGAGGTCCCTCGCCTGAGGAGCGCAGCAGTTTGTGAAGAATGCGTGGCCGCCATCCTAAGGGACTCAGTCCATACCACCATGAAGAACTGCTCGTCAGTCGGCTACCTGCTGAGCCTGCCTGTGGACATCGACTCAATCCTCGTCAATG CTGTTCAACGCTCAGACTACTCATCCAATGCAGCAG GTTCCAAATGTATAGACAAACTTTACGCCAGCCTTCCCGGGTCAAAGGTGCCTTTGAACGTGTTTTCCTCGTGGGGAGGCGTTCGATGCCACGTAAAGCTCACCGCTGTGGCCGGTTTTCTCATCCGGCTGACCGTCGCCTCCTTCCAAATCGAGCCTAGCGACTGCGTTCACGACGCGCTTACCGTTTACGACGCCCTTCTGCCCCTGAGGGGCCGAGCTCTCCACAG AATGTGTGGACCGATTTCTAGCACAATCTCGCTCGTGTCGACCTCCAATGCCATGCTGCTGTCGTTCACCATGACCAGTGGACCAAAGAGCTTCAGAGGATACTTTGAAGCCATCGCAGAAGGGC GCTGCAGTTCTCACATTACGTTTGAATCACATGGGACCGGGCAGATCTACAGCCCTTTCCACCCCAGTTTGATGCCCCCTCACTGCTCTTGCACGTGGATCTTTCAG acTCCTGATGCCACTTTGGGGGTTGCCCTGCAACTCCACAATTATGTTCTGAAACCAAAAGACATGAAGGCCTGTGTACACGGATGGTGGAAGGTCAACGAAGTTAT TTTCTGTGGTATCTACGTGGGACACGAAAGCGTCTTTCGCATACCGGGCCGTAATGCCGAAGTGGAATTTCGCTGCAGCTCTCGAAGTGCCGCGAAACCATTTCAGGCGTCGTACAGCCAATACAACGTCACCCAAC CCTGTCCAAAAAGTCACTTCTTGTGTGCCACGGGACTCTGCGTGGAAAAAAGTCGACGCTGCGACGGGCTGGACGACTGCCAGGATGAAAGCGACGAGGTTTTTTGCT CGCAGCCTAGCAAAAATTGCGGCGGTGCGACCCCTCTACATCCTCTATTTGTCTGCAACGGCGAGACAGACTGCATCAACGGACTGGATGAAACCAACTGCACGCAGG AAACAAGCTGCTCAGCTGTTAGCTATCAGTGTGACGGTGGTTCGTGCATCCGGAAAAAGAACGCTAGGTGCGACGACATCACTGATTGTCAGGATGCAAGTGACGAAAAGGATTGCG CTTGCGGGCTTTCCGTGGCCCCCGAGATCCCACGAATCGTGGGTGGTAGCGACTCGGAAGAAGGCGAGTGGCCTTGGCAGGTCAGCTTGCACTTCTCCGGTCACCTGATTTGCGGCGCTTCCGTGCTCTCCTCCCATTGGCTCATTTCTGCGGCGCACTGTTTCAGCAAAGACAG GCTTTCCGACCCGCGGCGCTGGCGGGCTCACCTGGGCGCCCTGACGCAGGGCGGCGCGCGGCACGTGGCGGAAATCCAGCGGATCGTGCCGCACGAGTACTACGACGCCCGTACGCTGGACTACGACGTGGCGCTGCTGAGGCTCAAGAGGGCATGGCATGCCTCGACGGACCCGCCGGTTCGACCCGTGTGCCTGCCCGCCCCCTCGCACGCCGTCACCGCCCGGCATCGCTGCTGGGTGACGGGATGGGGATATCGCTCggaagaag acAAGTCGTTACCATCTGTGCTGCAGAAGGCGCAAGTGTCCATCATGAGCCAGACTGAGTGCAAGAAGACTTACGGCCCCGTGTCGCCCCGCATGTTGTGCGCGGGGGTCCCGTCAGGGGAGCGAGACGCCTGCAGG GGGGACTCGGGCGGGCCGCTGTCGTGCCAGGCGCCAGACGGGGGCCGCTGGTTTCTGATCGGCATCGTCAGTTGGGGGGCCGGCTGCGGCAGACCGGGCCTGCCTGGCGTCTACGTGAGGGTCAGCAAGTTCACATCGTGGATCTACGGATATATCCGATGA